TTTTCATCATATTGCGGTGCAGTAACAAGGACATCGATAAGAGGCTGATCTTCATATAAGGCAAATTCAATTGCTACAGTGTAAATTCCGTTTTCATACAACAAGGGAATTAGTTTTTGTACAAGAAGCGGATCATGTTTTATTCTATGGTATTCACCTAAAATAACGGCATCATGATCTTTAAATTTTTCTATAACATAGGATTCAGGTGTCATATAGTTTTGTAAAACATAATCAGCACAATCCTTAGCCTCTTTCGGAAATTCTTGTTTTGTATTATCCGAAAAACAAGAAATAAATAAACACACACATATTGCCGCTATTCCGAATAAATAGATTTTCTTTTGTAAGTTTTTCATATTTTCCTCCAAAAATGTTTATATAAAATTCACAAGATATATAATAGCATATAAATTTTAATCTGTAAAGGGTAAAAAAATATTGTAAAAAAATATTGTAAAAAAATATTGTAAAAAAATATTGACAAAAAAATATTGACAAAAAAATATTCGATTTTTATCTTACTAAAGAAAACAAAATAGAATCTTCTAAATTTTCACTATAAAATGTAAGGACATTATATATGTTTTCGATTTCAAGTAAACTGTTATCTAAAAAAGCAAAACTATAGGGTAAAAAACGCTTTATTACATCCCCCTCTTTTATTTTAGGTTCAGGTTCGGATATGGTAATTTTAAAGCCGTTATAATCGATCTCACCCATACAAGGTAAAAATTCAACAGCTTCATTGGTCAAAGGATCTTTTTTGCAAGAAACAGATTCTTTGTTATTGCAACTTTGTATAATAGAATCTAGCATTTCTAAAAAAAGCGTGTCTGTCGGTGTACCAAAAGCATATCCAATTGCTTCCCATCCTGTATATTCAGAGTTAATTAATTCTTTTAAAAAGCTTATACCGCCCTTATCAATTAGGTTTACTTTATTATCGACATCCCAATCCATTCCGCCTTTTTTCCAAAAACACCATGATAAAAAAAGAGTCATCGCTCCCCGCTGCCCAGCGGAATCGCTTAAACCGGCTGCACTATTTTTACAGAAAGAATAAGCTGTCGTGTCTTTTAAGAATTTATTAAAAAATTTTATATTTCCTCCGCTAAACCCGTATCCAATTAAATTTTCAGATAAATGACTTAATCCTTCATCTAGAAACACATCCATTCGGCCAGCTTCTAAATTTCCTTCGATTATGCGAGAATATGTTTTTGCCGTAAAACTAACAGCATGAGTAAGTTCATGTCCGATTGTTGCTGCTATGGCTTTATAATAATAATTATCAGAAGGATTTCCAGAAGGAATTGCTGCATATATAATATCCGCCTCATTACTTGACGGATTATATAAAACAGAATTTTTATCCTTGTTATTTTTAAAGAAATCTGCAGGATTAAAAAAACCTAAAGCTTTTTTTTCATCATTTATAGTTTGAGTAAAAATAATAGTTATCTTGCCGTTTTTATCAATATCGGCGGCTTTTCCAAAAATTTTTAAAACTCGATCCAAAATAATATTTTCAACCTCATTGATACAAAGATCTAAAAAAACTGTATCGATTAAAGTTTTTTTTGGAATCCAAACATCAATATTATCTGAACTATAATATTTTTTAAAGGAAATATAATGAGGTTCCGCAATCTGATTTTTTGTATTAACAATATAAAATTTTTTTTCACTTTTATTTTCAATTGTATTTTTAAAATATCTAAGAATAGGAACATCCGGTATAGGAGAGACTGAGTTAATATTATCATAACATCTAAATAGTTTTAAACCATCCTCATCTTCCAAATTTGTATCTTTGCAGTTCAAATAATTTAAGTTTTTCTTTTTGATAAAAAAATTATCAGCACTACCGTTTAATGAAGCAATATAGGCTTTATATTTTTGATTTTTAAATATACAATCAAATGGTGTTTGAAGAATACGGAATTTTGACTTCATCAAGTTTTTATTAAAGCGTTCTAATACGGTTATGGAAATTACTTTTTCACACCCCATAGCTATTACTTTTATTTTGTGCTTTCCCGGTAAAAGGTTAACAGAAATCTGAGAACCTTTACCTAAATCACCGTTAATAGAGGATGTCCAATAAACGGAGTCAATATCCTTATTAATAGACAATACAACAGGTAAATCATCATAGTATACATTGCTTTCTATAGGAGAAATAATATGAAAGATAAAATCATTTGTACTGTATTTATTTTTACATGAAATCAATAAAATACAAAAAAGAAAAAATAAAGATTTATTCCGTAACAAAATTAATACCCCCTGTCTGTATCGATGAAACAGAACAATAATTATATTTTTCAAATAAAGGGTCTCCAAAATATTTTTGAGCAGTTACAACCAATCGATAATTATTATTTTTTTTAAGTGTATTAGCAGGAATTATAATATTACACGCATTACTCGCATAGCTATAAACAGTATCAAAGGTATTTTTTACTTCTACTGTATAAATACAATTTTTGCCGCACGACTTCCAAGCAATTTGTATATTATCGGTATTTGAAACAGATTCACCTTTTAAAATAGACTTACCCGAACTATCTTGAAAAACAATTAATTGAGCCGGTTCTAATATTTTTTCATGCGGAATAGTTAATTTTTTTTCTTGAGTCGCAGCATTGGTTTTAATATATATTATAATATTTCCGGAAGCAGGAAGATAAGTTTTTTTCCAATAGTAATATTTTGAAGAATCAAATTCCAAAAACTCTGCACGATTAGATTTATCGATACAAATAATACGGGCAGCAGTTACGGCATTACCGTTTTTATCTTCCAAAAAAACTTTTACCGTACTTTCATCGGATTTATCGGATTCAATTAAAACTCTTATACCTATTTCATTGGATTTGTCTTGAAATTGCTTACATCCTAATATAATCAACATAAAAACACACACTATAGACAGTTTTTTCATAAGTTTTTCTCCTATCTTCTTAAACTCTTATTGCACAAAGTTTAGCCCTATTTGTATCAAAGTCGGTATTAAAAAAGATATAGTAATTTTTATATAAAAAAGTTACTTCATCGCCCCAGCCCAAGACTGTTTTATCTACACCTATAAGTTGTCCGGTTTTTATGTCAAAAACACGCAATCCGTCTAAATGGGTTACAATATATGCCCTGTCATTTGCAATAATAGGAAAAGTACTGCTCGTTCCTCCCACAGGATGAAAACCCCATTCCAATCTAAAATCTTCCGCATTTACACAGACAAGTGAATATACATGCTCTTTTGCTATGTTTATCTGTAAATGAGCATCCCTTGATGCAACAGTAGTATAATAAAATTTCCCTTCATGATACTGAATACCGCATATATACTCTGAAGGTGTTATTAGGGGCTTTGTAAAAACAGGGCCTTCTTCTTCATCATACCTAAAAATTATCTCTCCCGTATTTTTGTTTACTTTTAAAAGGCTGCTGTCCAAAACATATAAAATATCGTCATGCACATACAGGGAATTGGCAACCGAACCGCAAAGTTTTTCAATCTCCGTTTCCCATAACACGGTCTTTGTAGTTAAATCTATAGCTACAAGAATACACTTTCCTTTATCTATGGGCGTATATGTATTCATTGTTATAAAATATAAAATACGGTTTTCGATTATCGGAGCTGTCAAAACAGTACATTCTTTATAATTTTCTCTTACATATATTGATTCGGGAATAATCGTTTGTATTTCACTGCTATGAGTATAATCTATTTTTGAAACCTCTAATTTAACAAATGGTCTAAACATAAGGTCGCTGTTACCTCTGGTTGACCAATAAATGTCTATACCATCGGTAACTATATCATAAAGACAGCTATTAAAAATAGCTTCTTTTTCGGTTTTGCCTATTCGTACAGCAGCCAGCACATCTCCCGTTAAATCCGAATGGCAATAGACTATACCGTAGGGCGACATATAATATAATCTGTCTTCTATCTTGACAATATTCGAAAAAGAAAAATTTAAAGATGTGTCAGCAAAAACCTTTGAAGACTTCCACACATAAGTGCCGCTTTCCATATCTATCTTAACAAGTCTTATTTTTTCCAATCTTGAACCGTTATTATCTACATCCGTAATAAATTCCAATAAATAAAAATATTTAGCCTCGGTATAAGCCTGAGAGCGCAACTGCATGCCATCCAGCTGTAATTGCCATGCATAATCGGGCTTATATACAGGTTCGTTGTTTTCTTCTATGGGCTTTCTTTTACCACCGAACAATAAATCGCAGGAGGTAAAAATTACCGTAATAAACACCAATACACACACTATAGACAGTTTTTTCATAAGTTTTTCTCCTATCTTCTTAAACTCTTATTGCACAAAGTTTAGCCCTATTTGTATCAAAGTCGGTATTAAAAAAGATATAGTAATTTTTATATAAAAAAGTTACTTCATCGCCCCAGCCCAAGACTGTTTTATCTACACCTATAAGTTGTCCGGTTTTTATGTCAAAAACACGCAATCCGTCTAAATGGGTTACAATATAGGCCCTGTCATTTGCAATAATAGGAAAAGTACTGCTCGTTCCTCCCACAGGATGAAAACCCCATTCCAATCTAAAATCTTCCGCATTTACACAGACAAGTGAATATACATGCTCTTTTGCTATGTTTATCTGTAAATGAGCATCCCTTGATGCAACAGTAGTATAATAAAATTTCCCTTCATGATACTGAATACCGCATACATACCCTGAAGGTGTTATTAGGGGCTTTGTAAAAACAGGTCCCTCTTCCTCATCATATCTGAAAAGTATCTTTCCCGTCTTTTTGTTTACTTTTAAAAGACTGCTGTCCAAAACATATAAAATATCGTCATGCACATACAGGGAATTGGCAACCGAACCGCAAAGTTTTTCAATCTCTGTTTCCCATAACACGGTCTTTGTAGTTAAATCTATAGCTACAAGAATACATTTTCCTTTATCTATGGGCGTATATGTATTCATTGTTATAAAGTACAAAATACGGTCTTTGATTATCGGAGCTGTCCAAACAGTACATTCTTTATAATTTTCTCTTACATATATTGATTCGGGTATAATCGTTTGTATTTCACTGCTATGAGTATAATCGATTTTTGAAAGGTCCAATTTGAAAAAAGGAGTTGCTATAGGATCACTATTACCATAACTACCCCAATAAATGTCCATTCCATCGGTAACTATATCATAAGCACAACTATTAAAAATAGCTTCTTTTTCGGTTTTGCCTATTCGTACAGCAGCCTGCACATCTCCCGTTAAATCCGAATGACAATAGACTATACCGTAGGGCGACATATAATATAATCTGTCTTTTATCTTGACAATATTCGAAAAAGAAAAATTTACATATTTATCCCTAAATACTTTTGAAGACTTCCACACATAAGTGCCGCTTTCCATATCTATCTTAACAAGTCTTATCTTTTCTTGTATTCTTTTCCCTTCACTATTTACTTCGACAATAAATTCCAATAAATAAAAGTACTTACCATCTGCATAAGCTTGAGAACTAAGCTGTTTACCGTCCAGCTGTAATTGCCATGCATAATCGGGATTATATACAGGTTCGTTGTTTTCTTGTATGGGCTTTTTTTTACCGCCGAACAATAAATCGCAGGATGTAAAAATTATCGTAATAAACACCAAAATACACACTATAGACAGTTTTTTCATAAGTTTTTCTCCTTAAAATTTATGGCGAGTTTAAAATAAAAGCCCACCATAAATTTTTTATTATCTTTGTTTTGTACCTGTTTTAATCATTCTCTCTATCATTCTTTTAACCTTATCAGGAGGATTTCCCGAATCTTTATAAAAAATTTCACCATGGTTATACTCAAAGGTAACATAGGGTTTCCCTTCAATATCGATAGATTTTGGATGGATACTTTTAGGTATAAATTGGCTTTCTTTTGCCACCAAACAGTCATGTTCATCAGAGCCTAGGAGGTCATTTATATTACTATCGATGTTATAGCAGTAGTCTCGGGCAGCCGCACACTGGCGGGCATATCTGGGGCTTCCGGTTATTAATCCCCATAAACAACAGCTTCTTATAATGTGCAGTTTGCTCGCAATATTCATACCAATTCTGAATACTTTAATTTTTTTTCGTATATTTGCAGAGTCGGGCAGCATATCAAGGGTATTATTTTTTAATCCTACAATATAGCCCACAGGCATTTCATTAGGAAGTTTTGAAATATGATTATATGCTGTATACCAACTATAAACAGGGGTGTAATGCCAACGCAAGGCCCAATATCTCCATCCCCAACGGCTAGTTACCCTGGTCCATCTAAGATGTCTTTCAGTTCCTGTTTGAACTTTGTATGTATAAGCATTACTCTCTAAAACATATTGCCGTATAAAGTTGCTTTGCGGAATCATATCTCGAATTTCACCCATACCGCTTAATATTTCATCTGATACTGCCGGTGAAACAGCCTTTAAGCAGGGTTTAAGCCAAGCCATAATACCGTCATTCGGTAATATTTTATCGTTGACAAAATTCCAAATTCTATTGAGGATATTTCCTTCAGTTAAAAATTCGAAAACTTCGCCTAAATCAAGAATAATACGGGCACGAGGTATTATCTTTATGGCACCTATACAGCCGTCATAGAGGATACCTATATCTCGCCGTATTTTAACATTTACGGCAGGCAATCCCCCTTCAAGGGCTTTTAAACCTCGATCTACCCCGGATACGGTAATAACCGCATTCAATCGATTAAACATCTGGGGATCATTATCTTTAAGATAACCGGCAAATCCCAGAACCCGCAAACCACCTTGACTGTGACCTACAATTGCAAATTTCTCATTATTACTATTTTCTTTGATGAAGCCGTATTCATCATTGATAATATCTTGGAGCCCATCCGAAGAAGG
The DNA window shown above is from Treponema denticola and carries:
- a CDS encoding PQQ-like beta-propeller repeat protein — encoded protein: MKKLSIVCILVFITIIFTSCDLLFGGKKKPIQENNEPVYNPDYAWQLQLDGKQLSSQAYADGKYFYLLEFIVEVNSEGKRIQEKIRLVKIDMESGTYVWKSSKVFRDKYVNFSFSNIVKIKDRLYYMSPYGIVYCHSDLTGDVQAAVRIGKTEKEAIFNSCAYDIVTDGMDIYWGSYGNSDPIATPFFKLDLSKIDYTHSSEIQTIIPESIYVRENYKECTVWTAPIIKDRILYFITMNTYTPIDKGKCILVAIDLTTKTVLWETEIEKLCGSVANSLYVHDDILYVLDSSLLKVNKKTGKILFRYDEEEGPVFTKPLITPSGYVCGIQYHEGKFYYTTVASRDAHLQINIAKEHVYSLVCVNAEDFRLEWGFHPVGGTSSTFPIIANDRAYIVTHLDGLRVFDIKTGQLIGVDKTVLGWGDEVTFLYKNYYIFFNTDFDTNRAKLCAIRV
- a CDS encoding PQQ-like beta-propeller repeat protein — encoded protein: MKKLSIVCVLVFITVIFTSCDLLFGGKRKPIEENNEPVYKPDYAWQLQLDGMQLRSQAYTEAKYFYLLEFITDVDNNGSRLEKIRLVKIDMESGTYVWKSSKVFADTSLNFSFSNIVKIEDRLYYMSPYGIVYCHSDLTGDVLAAVRIGKTEKEAIFNSCLYDIVTDGIDIYWSTRGNSDLMFRPFVKLEVSKIDYTHSSEIQTIIPESIYVRENYKECTVLTAPIIENRILYFITMNTYTPIDKGKCILVAIDLTTKTVLWETEIEKLCGSVANSLYVHDDILYVLDSSLLKVNKNTGEIIFRYDEEEGPVFTKPLITPSEYICGIQYHEGKFYYTTVASRDAHLQINIAKEHVYSLVCVNAEDFRLEWGFHPVGGTSSTFPIIANDRAYIVTHLDGLRVFDIKTGQLIGVDKTVLGWGDEVTFLYKNYYIFFNTDFDTNRAKLCAIRV